A single region of the Podospora pseudopauciseta strain CBS 411.78 chromosome 1, whole genome shotgun sequence genome encodes:
- the VPS10 gene encoding vacuolar protein sorting/targeting protein PEP1 (EggNog:ENOG503NUWY; COG:U), with amino-acid sequence MRAWRALQATALLASALWATPLAAAKDRPTFHSKEFENIPMNINYFADSDVVLFQDIDDGNVYLSNDAGAKWERVDAVPEGKAVLLTMHEFDSKRAYILTEGSKHYRTTDRGKNWEKFDSGVDLSIFRPDMLAFHADDPDRIIFNGMRCHGFQCQEVTTYTTDGFKTKGKALRDDTDGCWWAKGSELFTTGEDDLDKDRVICIVRDKVSPLKQDQRLKISDNFFKGTEEAKNIQEFEPNLDTDKAIQGVVSIAIVKKWILVATTSLNTDEMALFVTDDTKKWSRAAFPAAHDSHDHRLAQNAYTVLESTNYSIQVDVRTSNQGNPMGVMYSSNSKGNHFTENAEHTNRNKHGHVDFEKIAGIQGVYLVNKVKNWEEVEKKAGADKEIYSEITFDDGRTFEKITADGKRIHLHSVTDLSNIGRVFSSAAPGIVMGVGNTGDELKSYWDKGNLYVSDDAGKTWTKALDGPHKYEFGDQGSILVAVKDSKEEDISEISYSLDHGQKWKTESLPDDLKIRPYILTTSQDSTSLKFLLIGKTKKSPEWRIISIDFEGLHEDTCKEDDMEVWSARVDKDGKPTCLMGHTQSFHRRKKDAKCFLKQEFKHAVAETKDCDCTEQDYECDFNFERDEDGECVKKGKVLAPEGACKDKKPDDTFKGTSGYRKIPGNTCKDTDKMKDKYKDKEWKCKDAIGGNGGPTHELTGKVEQTKHVMEGKKWDGFEKHYLERGDSSTGTDETVIMRPLNKAGPILVSFNHGKDWRTPKKLEDEEITAIIPHQYFKDAVFFLTSGKKVFVTMDRCKTFQAFDAPTKPDNDMFPLAFHPDQKDWLIWMGKKCDDGECYGVAHVTEDPFDYWRTIGKQVRRCEFTGSSAYKFEGRKENQILCLKHEKEDKAKPWVLASSNDWFKNEEVYGKNVKDFATMAEFIVVAAEDAEKKTLQASASLDGKNYANAHFPHGFEVTHQHAYTVLDSSTHAVNLFVATSMEEGRQYGTIIKSNSNGTSYVVSVRNVNCDESYYVDFEKMLGLEGVAVVNVVANSDDKKGTKKLQTQITHNDGAQWAYLPAPVGDNLEPKLPCHDKQGSKDCALHIHGYTERRDHGKTHSSQGAVGIMFGWGNTGDSLGPLKEADTYMTTDAGKTWKRAMKGTWTWAIGDQGGILILAQTTASASRKQSNKLFYSFDRGNTWKEHEFSEKEVELWDVTTVRSGGSHSFLLWGKDEDDKAFTMKLNFKGFANKDCQFDKDHPENGDYELWSPEHPAQKDGCLFGHKSKYLRKKIAKDGDVQCWNTMKMSPLYGKEDCECQREDFECDYNFEMDPFGQCSLVNGLSPMTREQWCSEHPDAIEFFPPSGYRRIPLTTCKGGKTMDEQSEPVACPQKEDEYEKKHRRSGWSIFFAVVIPVVIAAGAGWYVWRNWNGKFGQIRLGENGTSTHVFDEGQPWVKYPIIAISGVVAVVVAIPVVAGAVWRVVKGGMERVGLLGGAGGGSRGRWSRLGGGGGGWGSRRFTTRDSFARGAGGYDIVDGDDEGELLGDEESDEEQV; translated from the exons ATGAGGGCTTGGAGAGCTTTGCAGGCCACGGCCTTGCTGGCCTCAGCCTTATGGGCGACACCCCTCGCTGCTGCGAAGGATCGCCCAACCTTCCACTCCAAAGAGTTCGAAAATATACCCATGAATATCAACTACTTTGCCGACTCGGATGTAGTGCTGTTCCAGGATATCGATGATGGCAATGTCTATCTCTCCAACGACGCCGGCGCAAAGTGGGAGCGCGTGGACGCTGTGCCGGAAGGCAAGGCCGTGCTCCTGACCATGCACGAGTTCGATTCGAAGCGCGCCTATATCCTTACAGAGGGCTCCAAGCATTACCGAACGACGGATCGCGGCAAGAATTGGGAAAAGTTTGACTCGGGCGTCGACCTGAGCATCTTTCGACCCGACATGCTGGCTTTCCACGCTGACGACCCTGATCGTATAATTTTCAATGGCATGAGATGCCATGGCTTTCAGTGCCAGGAGGTTACAACTTATACCACCGATGGATTCAAGACCAAGGGAAAGGCCTTGCGGGACGATACGGATGGCTGCTGGTGGGCCAAGGGCTCAGAACTATTCACGACAGGGGAAGATGACCTCGATAAAGACCGTGTTATTTGCATCGTCAGGGACAAAGTCTCGCCTTTGAAGCAGGACCAGCGCCTCAAGATCTCGGACAACTTCTTCAAAGGGACCGAGGAAGCCAAGAATATTCAAGAGTTCGAACCGAACTTGGATACTGACAAGGCTATCCAGGGTGTTGTGAGCATTGCGATCGTGAAGAAGTGGATCTTGGTCGCAACTACCTCGCTCAACACTGACGAGATGGCGCTTTTTGTCACTGATGACACCAAGAAATGGAGCCGTGCTGCCTTCCCCGCGGCCCACGACAGCCACGACCACCGTCTTGCGCAAAACGCATACACCGTGTTGGAGAGCACCAATTACAGCATTCAGGTTGATGTACGGACATCGAACCAGGGTAATCCGATGGGTGTCATGTACAGCAGCAACTCCAAGGGTAACCACTTCACTGAAAACGCCGAGCATACCAACCGCAACAAGCATGGCCATGTCGACTTTGAAAAGATCGCTGGCATTCAGGGCGTCTATCTCGTCAACAAAGTCAAAAActgggaagaggttgaaaAGAAGGCCGGCGCTGACAAGGAGATCTACTCGGAAATCACTTTCGATGATGGGCGCACATTTGAGAAGATCACGGCTGATGGTAAGCGCATTCATCTCCACTCTGTAACGGATCTTAGCAACATCGGCCGCGTCTTCTCCAGCGCTGCCCCTGGCATTGTCATGGGTGTTGGCAACACTGGCGACGAGCTGAAGAGCTACTGGGATAAGGGCAACCTGTACGTCTCGGACGACGCCGGCAAAACATGGACCAAGGCTTTGGACGGGCCTCACAAATACGAGTTCGGTGACCAGGGTTCTATCTTGGTTGCTGTCAAGGACTCCAAGGAAGAGGACATCTCTGAGATCAGCTACTCTTTGGACCACGGCCAAAAATGGAAAACTGAATCTCTCCCGGATGATCTTAAGATCAGACCGTACATCCTTACCACCTCTCAGGATTCAACCAGCTTGAAATTCCTCCTCATTGGCAAGACGAAGAAGTCTCCGGAATGGCGCATTATTTCTATCGACTTTGAGGGCCTTCACGAGGATACCTGCAAGGAGGATGACATGGAGGTGTGGTCTGCTCGTGTCGATAAGGACGGCAAGCCGACCTGCCTGATGGGTCACACTCAGAGCTTCCATCGCCGCAAGAAGGATGCTAAGTGCTTCCTGAAGCAGGAGTTCAAGCATGCTGTCGCCGAGACTAAGGACTGCGACTGCACGGAGCAAGACTATGAGTGTGACTTCAATTTCgagagggatgaggatggcgagtgtgtcaagaagggcaaggtaCTTGCACCTGAAGGAGCCTgcaaggacaagaagccaGATGATACCTTCAAGGGCACCTCGGGATACCGCAAGATTCCTGGGAACACTTGCAAGGATACCGACAAGATGAAGGACAAGTACAAGGATAAGGAGTGGAAGTGTAAGGACGCCATAGGCGGCAATGGTGGTCCCACTCATGAACTCACCGGCAAGGTCGAACAGACAAAACATGTCATGGAAGGAAAGAAGTGGGACGGTTTTGAGAAGCACTATCTTGAGCGTGGTGATTCTAGCACTGGGACGGACGAGACGGTTATCATGCGCCCCCTTAACAAGGCTGGCCCGATTCTGGTCTCGTTCAACCATGGCAAAGACTGGCGAACGCCCAAAaagttggaggatgaggagattaCAGCCATCATTCCACATCAGTACTTCAAGGATGCTGTTTTCTTCCTTACCTCTGGCAAGAAGGTATTCGTGACCATGGATCGCTGCAAGACGTTCCAGGCGTTTGATGCCCCTACTAAGCCAGATAATGACATGTTCCCTCTTGCTTTCCATCCAGATCAAAAAGATTGGCTGATCTGGATGGGCAAGAAgtgtgatgatggcgagtgCTACGGTGTTGCACATGTCACTGAGGATCCCTTCGACTACTGGCGGACAATTGGAAAACAGGTTCGCCGTTGTGAGTTCACCGGGTCTTCTGCCTACAAGTTCGAGGGCCGCAAGGAGAACCAGATTCTTTGTCTCAAGCATGAAAAGGAAGATAAGGCCAAGCCTTGGGTGCTTGCGTCATCGAACGACTGGTTTAAGAACGAAGAGGTCTACGGCAAAAACGTGAAGGATTTTGCGACCATGGCCGAGTTCATCGTCGTGGCTGCCGAAgatgccgagaagaagacaTTGCAAGCCAGCGCCAGTCTGGACGGCAAGAACTACGCCAACGCCCATTTCCCCCATGGCTTTGAGGTTACCCACCAGCATGCCTATACCGTTCTCGACAGTTCTACACATGCCGTCAACCTGTTTGTTGCCACCAGCATGGAGGAAGGCCGGCAATacggcaccatcatcaagagCAACTCTAACGGCACATCCTACGTCGTTAGCGTTCGCAATGTCAACTGTGACGAGTCATACTACGTTGACTTTGAAAAGATGCTCGGTCTGGAAGGCGTTGCGGTTGTCAACGTAGTCGCTAATTCAGACGACAAGAAGGGGACCAAGAAGCTCCAAACACAAATTACGCACAACGACGGTGCCCAGTGGGCATATCTTCCCGCTCCCGTGGGAGACAACCTGGAGCCCAAGCTCCCCTGCCACGATAAGCAAGGCAGCAAGGACTGCGCCCTCCACATCCACGGGTACACCGAGCGCCGCGACCATGGCAAGACTCACTCCTCCCAAGGCGCCGTCGGAATCATGTTCGGCTGGGGTAACACGGGCGACTCCCTCGGCCCCCTCAAAGAAGCAGACACCTACATGACCACCGACGCGGGCAAAACCTGGAAGCGCGCCATGAAGGGCACCTGGACGTGGGCCATTGGCGACCAAGGCGGGATTCTCATCCTCGCACAGACTACCGCCTCCGCCTCGAGGAAACAGTCAAACAAGCTCTTCTACTCCTTCGACCGAGGCAACACTTGGAAGGAGCACGAGTTCTCCGAAAAGGAGGTCGAACTATGGGACGTCACCACCGTCCGCTCAGGCGGCTCTcactccttcctcctctggggcaaggacgaagacgacaaaGCCTTCACCATGAAGCTCAACTTCAAGGGTTTCGCCAACAAGGACTGCCAATTCGACAAGGACCACCCCGAGAACGGGGACTACGAGCTCTGGTCACCAGAACACCCGGCGCAAAAGGACGGGTGCTTGTTTGGGCACAAGAGCAAGTATCTAAGGAAGAAGATTGCAAAGGACGGGGATGTGCAATGCTGGAACACGATGAAGATGTCACCCTTGTACGGAAAAGAGGATTGCGAATGCCAAAGGGAGGATTTCGAATG TGATTACAACTTTGAAATGGACCCCTTCGGCCAGTGCTCACTCGTCAACGGGCTCTCTCCCATGACAAGAGAGCAGTGGTGCTCTGAACACCCCGACGCGATCGAATTCTTCCCACCGTCGGGGTACAGACGGATCCCCCTCACGACGTGCAAGGGCGGCAAGACGATGGACGAGCAGTCGGAGCCGGTGGCTTGCCCTCAAAAGGAGGATGAGTACGAAAAGAAGCACCGCCGCTCGGGGTGGAGCATCTTCTTTGCCGTTGTCATCCCTGTCGTGATTGCTGCCGGGGCGGGGTGGTATGTCTGGAGGAACTGGAACGGCAAGTTTGGGCAGATCAGGCTGGGGGAGAACGGGACTAGCACCCATGTTTTTGATGAGGGGCAGCCGTGGGTAAAGTACCCGATTATTGCCATTAGCGGGGTCGTTGCCGTTGTGGTGGCCAttccggtggtggcgggcGCGGTTTGGAGGGTTGTCaaaggggggatggagagggttgggttgcTTGGTGGTGCGGGAGGGGGAtcgagagggaggtggagcagacttggtg gtggtggtggtggttgggggagcAGGAGGTTTACCACACGGGATAGTTTTGCGAGGGGAGCGGGGGGTTATGATATtgtggatggggatgatgagggggagttgcttggggatgaggagagtgatgaggagCAGGTTTAG